The stretch of DNA TTCACACCTTACATACACAATTATGGTTGTGAATAATCTTCATATATTATATAATCATAACTGCAGGAAACAAACGGTTTCCGTCCGGACATACATTATTATTGTAAGGAGTGTAAAGTTAAATGACAGGAAAAAGACTCACAGCATTTTTCACTTCACTTGTAATGTTCGTAATGATCATCATTCCTTCCGTGCCGCAGGCAAATGCAGCAGAAGCAATGAGAGACATTACGACAATGGAGCTGGTACGCGATATGGGGATAGGTATCAACCTTGGCAACACACTTGAAGCATGCGGCGACTGGGTAAACGGAAAAACTCCGGCTGACTATGAAACGGCCTGGGGCAGCCCTGTTGTCACTGAAGAAATGATCAGAGGCTACAAAAATGCAGGATTCGGGGTTCTGCGAATTCCGGTAGCATGGTCAAACCTGATGAAGGACGACGGCAGTTACAAAATCAGTCCTGACTATATGGCCAGAGTTACTGACGTAGTTGACTGGGCCATCGGTTCAGGATTGTATGTAATTATAAATATCCACTGGGACAACGGCTGGGTAAACACTTTTCCGGAAAACAAGACCGAATGCATGAAGCGTTTTGAAACAATGTGGACACAGATCGCTGATAACTACAAAGACTACGGTGATCACCTCATGTTCGAATCGCAGAACGAAGAACTCGGCTGGGAAAAGCTCTGGAACAGATGGGCCGGAAATGACGGCAAGACTGAGTCATATGCACTTGTAAATGAGATCAATCAGAAATTTGTTGACGTAATCAGAAAATCAGGCGGCAACAACGCAGAACGTCACCTGCTTATCTCCGGCTACAACACAGGCATCGACGTAACATGCGATCCGCTCTTTAAAATGCCTTCCGACCCGGCAAACAGAATGGCCGTATCAGTTCATTACTACTCACCTTCCACATTCGCTATTCTCGAAGAAGATGCTGACTGGGGAAAAGCGCAGTCAACATGGGGAACTGCAAAGGAAGTCGAAGATCTTAACAATGAAATGGACATGATGAAATCATCATTCGTTGACAAGGGCATACCGGTAATCATCGGTGAATACGGCTGTCCGACAAAGAACAAGGAACCGGAATCAGTAATGAAATTCCTCACTTCAGTATGCGAAGCAGCTTATTCAAGAAATATGTGTCCTGTTCTCTGGGATACTCCTGGCGGAAGATACGACAGACTTGAATGCAGAATGGCTGACAAGGAACTCGGCGAAAAGCTCTGTGCCATTGCCGGTACAAAAGCAAACTACACCGAAGACACACTTGAATCAGTTACATACAAAACCGAAGAACTGAAAAAGAATTCAAACGGTGAATACATCGTTCCTCTTGGCTCCAATGCCAAAAATCTTAAAAAAGCAATAATCACTCTGAGCTGCACATCATCTGAAAATTCCGGCTGGTTCTGCGGAGGCGGCG from Ruminococcus sp. HUN007 encodes:
- a CDS encoding cellulase family glycosylhydrolase; translation: MTGKRLTAFFTSLVMFVMIIIPSVPQANAAEAMRDITTMELVRDMGIGINLGNTLEACGDWVNGKTPADYETAWGSPVVTEEMIRGYKNAGFGVLRIPVAWSNLMKDDGSYKISPDYMARVTDVVDWAIGSGLYVIINIHWDNGWVNTFPENKTECMKRFETMWTQIADNYKDYGDHLMFESQNEELGWEKLWNRWAGNDGKTESYALVNEINQKFVDVIRKSGGNNAERHLLISGYNTGIDVTCDPLFKMPSDPANRMAVSVHYYSPSTFAILEEDADWGKAQSTWGTAKEVEDLNNEMDMMKSSFVDKGIPVIIGEYGCPTKNKEPESVMKFLTSVCEAAYSRNMCPVLWDTPGGRYDRLECRMADKELGEKLCAIAGTKANYTEDTLESVTYKTEELKKNSNGEYIVPLGSNAKNLKKAIITLSCTSSENSGWFCGGGGLTFDSVKTADGKKFWSSKGFNYDGGKEKVLITFDGKFKDDKDNEFDAEINCTEAGLVDWWHSSEKYPEGGDDVSCEFKAITLYYDGDPGTITEPEAPEVIKGDTDCNGTVNTKDLVKSIDMIIGRTEASEESLKNADMNDDGKITVIDIIMLKNVLIR